From one Papio anubis isolate 15944 chromosome 12, Panubis1.0, whole genome shotgun sequence genomic stretch:
- the SYT8 gene encoding synaptotagmin-8 (The RefSeq protein has 1 substitution compared to this genomic sequence) produces the protein MGHPPDSPSALAPAGTTAIPGLIPDLIAGTPWPRWALIAGALAAGVLIVSCLLCTACCCCRRHRKKPRDKEAVGLGSARGTTTTHLVQPDVDSLESSPGGAQQWGRLQLSLEYDFGSQEVKDLAVQDQRFCEFPEGLMGGVQILCPGWWGADRAGALG, from the exons ATGGGGCACCCACCAGACTCTCCCAGTGCCCTGGCCCCAGCTGGTACCACAGCTATACCTGGGCTTATTCCAGACCTCATCGCCGGGACCCCTT GGCCCCGCTGGGCTCTCATTGCAGGCGCCCTTGCCGCGGGCGTCCTCGTCGTCTCCTGCCTCCTCTGTactgcctgctgctgctgccgccgccacAGGAAGAAGCCCAGGGACAAGGAGGCGGTGGGTCTGGGCAGTGCCCGtggcaccaccaccacccacctg GTGCAGCCTGATGTGGATAGCCTGGAGTCCAGTCCGGGGGGCGCTCAGCAATGGGGGCGCCTGCAGCTGTCCCTGGAGTACGACTTTGGAAGCCAGGAGGTGAAGGACCTTGCTGTGCAGGACCAGCGGTTCTGCGAGTTTCCGGAAGGGTTGATGGGTGGAGTGCAAATCCTGTGCCCTGGGTGGTGGGGAGCTGACAGGGCAGGGGCCCTTGGCTGA